From the genome of Borrelia parkeri, one region includes:
- a CDS encoding variable large family protein: protein MMKRITFCALLMTLFLLLSCGSGQLQAEKLAAESKNTFFDSLVKIGHGFYEIFGIFGNAIGDTFGLTVVKSGDKRSKVGEHFKTIGDGLTTTKNKLKELSNKISETKNANSSTIEAIKNAIKGANDVFEQLIAVLTTLADTAKEAGNTDIGDATTDNNAAGADEASVKAIIESVKTIIDLADKSGIEIKPGNFGEPVANGDGPKALIHNAQAGAGDAAKLAGEVSKADPWAMVDKIKNAKATAPAAPAANSEAGVLATATNGNNAAGSAATNADLAAAVALKAMTKGGKFTQPAANEDGAIKAAAVTAVNKVLGILDLIIRKTVSINLDKIREAVKGIQYSETTTESTEASTTTQPAAAK from the coding sequence ATAATGAAAAGAATTACTTTTTGTGCGTTATTGATGACTTTATTTTTACTTCTTAGCTGTGGAAGTGGTCAACTTCAGGCTGAGAAATTGGCTGCTGAGAGTAAGAATACTTTCTTTGATTCATTAGTTAAGATAGGTCATGGGTTTTATGAGATTTTTGGCATCTTTGGTAATGCTATTGGGGATACTTTTGGACTTACAGTAGTTAAATCGGGTGATAAGAGAAGTAAAGTTGGTGAACACTTTAAGACTATAGGAGATGGGCTTACAACTACTAAGAATAAGTTGAAAGAGCTATCAAATAAAATATCTGAAACAAAAAATGCTAATAGCAGCACAATTGAAGCTATTAAGAATGCAATTAAAGGTGCAAATGATGTCTTTGAACAACTAATTGCTGTTCTAACTACACTTGCTGATACTGCTAAAGAGGCTGGTAATACTGATATTGGTGATGCAACTACTGATAATAATGCTGCAGGTGCTGATGAAGCTAGTGTAAAGGCTATAATTGAAAGTGTAAAGACAATTATTGATCTAGCAGATAAATCTGGCATAGAAATCAAGCCTGGCAATTTTGGTGAACCGGTGGCTAATGGAGATGGACCTAAAGCTCTAATTCATAACGCTCAAGCTGGTGCAGGTGATGCTGCAAAGCTAGCAGGCGAAGTATCAAAAGCCGACCCATGGGCTATGGTTGATAAGATTAAGAATGCCAAGGCTACTGCACCTGCTGCACCTGCTGCTAATTCTGAAGCCGGAGTACTAGCTACTGCTACTAATGGCAATAATGCTGCCGGCAGTGCAGCTACTAATGCAGACTTAGCAGCTGCTGTTGCTCTTAAAGCCATGACTAAAGGTGGTAAATTTACTCAACCTGCTGCTAATGAAGATGGAGCAATTAAAGCTGCTGCTGTAACTGCTGTAAATAAGGTACTGGGAATACTTGACTTAATAATTAGGAAAACAGTATCAATCAATCTAGATAAGATAAGAGAAGCTGTTAAGGGAATACAGTACTCTGAAACTACTACTGAATCAACTGAAGCTAGTACTACTACTCAACCGGCTGCTGCTAAATAA